The genomic region gatgaagaaaaattgctgtacttagttaaaaaaaaacatctcgcagtttaagtgattatttttcacaatgGAGAAGTTAGCATCACTAGACGCCACTACTTACTTGAACCTATAGGCTGACAGCAAAACTTAGCTTCACAAGTGACCCCTACTCGCAGTAACTGCTATGAACGAATGGGGTCACAAGTGACAGCAAGTTTAAATGCTACTACCGAATACCGCCACAAAAATCACATTCTTTGGTCAATTCACTTCAACAATTCTTTTCTGACAATTTAAGCTGTGTTTTCACTTTATCCGGCCCTGAAAACCACATCATCTTGAATTTCagtcagaaaaattttcatcaattaataACATCCTGCAGTCCCCAATACTTGTGACATAAACACACGAAAGAGGAAGGATCATATGGACAGCATGATGAGGCTCTTCTGATGCCCAAATACATCATCCTCAGAAAGATTGCGCGAGCCGCCAACTCAGCGAGAGAGCAAAGCACAACTGGTTCTGAAGGGAAAATGGCAAATTAAGAATGCAACACAACTTCCTCTTCTCTTACATCATCATTTGTATTCTATTgagtgctttattttttttttcatttagaagtGTGGTTTACATGTTAAGTTACtgtaatcattataaaattttcagttatgaaaaatgcattagaaatgaaaaaaatagttgcaatttttaattttaaaacttcagtgagaaaaaaaaattacaccttTCAAGAAATGCTTTTTAGCTtagcatctttttttaaagcttcgactacaatattttaatctgtatttataattttgttgatgtttaaaattttccaatgcTGCTACATTGtgtgaaaatattgtttttatagagTAACTTGTaaacatttacaatattttatcactcacgtataaaatataatatatttaaatttaatttctaataatgtgagttattttcttatattactaaactttttgttgtttacatatttctctctctctctctctctcacttATTTTACACattggtgtaattttttttaaacaattctttgttaaacttatgcataaaatatttccttaaaactaGCAATAGTGGTAAAtgtagattatatatatatattattataaatatttaatgcacagATATTTTTGAgtgttatattttaagaaaaaatttatttttagggagtaaagttgaacatttaaattcttttgcaaGAAATGATTTGGTTCCAGCTCTGTTTGTGGAAGATGAATTGATATCTTTGACTCCAACTGGTAAAACATCTGCTATGCCCGTACCTGGACATCATTTGGATGCATATCATAATGGCCATGATCCAATCCAAGTAAGCAATGTTCTAGATTtatgatattatattattaataataaataattaatactgataataaaacaaataattttaagaaatgtgtgAAGAAAGAATTAAGACATGAAAATATAAGTACACACTAAGAAAAGTAAAGctgcaaattataatttttattcatttttgtacacatcaatttgctaattttgatcctcttttattttattttcttgtaatgtatgtttaataattttattttattgatttcagttctgttttagattttttttcaagcagtGCACTACTGAATGTATTTAcactagatatatttttaaaaggagcttttttatttatttttaaaatttataaaatacaaggGGAACCTGTCCTTAGGAAATGTGACTCTC from Parasteatoda tepidariorum isolate YZ-2023 unplaced genomic scaffold, CAS_Ptep_4.0 HiC_scaffold_2441, whole genome shotgun sequence harbors:
- the LOC122273113 gene encoding WD repeat-containing protein 19-like — translated: MESNLLNVPKFSSNVSKLLWNQCTIYKGIFIAFDEERANTYLYICDSLDGSKVEHLNSFARNDLVPALFVEDELISLTPTGKTSAMPVPGHHLDAYHNGHDPIQVSNVLDL